In uncultured Cohaesibacter sp., a genomic segment contains:
- the hutH gene encoding histidine ammonia-lyase, protein MATVSLIPGKVKLKDLESIYRQGHAVTIDRSAKAAIEEAADRVRKAASGSEAVYGVNTGFGKLASVKIAPQDTATLQRNLILSHCCGVGEEMEPATVRLVMTLKLLSLARGASGVRWEILELIENCLAKGVTPIIPSQGSVGASGDLAPLAHMTAVLIGEGEATYQGARLSGADALARAGLVPVILGPKEGLGLINGTQVSTAFALVGLFGALRMAETSLVTASLSTDAIMGSTAPLLPEIHALRGHPGQIEAARIMRELMEASEIRESHREGDTRVQDPYCIRCQPQVVGACLDLLAMAARTLQIEANAATDNPLVLIEEDRIVSGGNFHAEPVAFAADQIALAISEIGAIAQRRIALMVDPTLSCDLPPFLAKDPGLNSGLMIAEVTTAALMSENKHLANPCSTDSTPTSANQEDHVSMAAHGARRLKRMNDNLSNILGVELLCGAMGVEHRAPLKTSPCLQKILARLRQDITALETDRYMAPDLKAASELVASRTLLGTISKDYLIVLEALDAAL, encoded by the coding sequence ATGGCTACTGTTTCTCTCATTCCCGGCAAAGTGAAGCTGAAGGATCTCGAATCCATCTATCGGCAGGGCCACGCCGTCACCATTGATCGCAGCGCCAAGGCGGCCATTGAAGAAGCCGCCGATCGTGTCCGCAAGGCCGCATCCGGCAGCGAGGCCGTCTATGGCGTCAATACCGGCTTTGGCAAACTGGCCAGCGTCAAGATCGCACCGCAAGATACAGCCACCCTGCAACGCAACCTCATTCTCTCCCATTGCTGCGGCGTCGGCGAGGAAATGGAACCGGCGACCGTTCGTCTGGTCATGACGCTGAAGCTGCTCTCGCTGGCCCGTGGCGCATCCGGCGTGCGCTGGGAAATCCTCGAACTGATCGAGAATTGCCTTGCCAAGGGCGTCACCCCGATCATTCCAAGTCAGGGCTCGGTTGGTGCCTCTGGCGACCTTGCGCCCCTTGCCCACATGACCGCCGTCCTGATCGGCGAAGGCGAAGCCACCTATCAGGGCGCTCGCCTGTCCGGTGCCGATGCCCTTGCAAGAGCAGGGCTTGTTCCGGTCATACTCGGCCCCAAGGAAGGCCTTGGCCTCATCAATGGCACGCAAGTCTCCACCGCCTTCGCCCTCGTCGGTCTGTTCGGCGCTCTGCGCATGGCAGAAACCAGCCTTGTCACAGCCTCTCTTTCCACCGACGCCATCATGGGCTCCACCGCACCTCTGCTGCCCGAGATCCACGCCCTGAGGGGCCATCCCGGCCAGATCGAAGCGGCCCGCATCATGCGTGAACTGATGGAAGCATCCGAAATCCGCGAAAGCCATCGCGAAGGCGATACCCGCGTGCAGGATCCTTACTGCATCCGCTGCCAGCCTCAGGTGGTCGGAGCCTGCCTTGACCTGCTCGCCATGGCGGCCCGTACCTTGCAGATCGAAGCCAATGCGGCAACCGATAATCCGCTGGTTCTCATTGAGGAGGACCGCATCGTTTCGGGCGGCAATTTCCACGCCGAGCCGGTGGCCTTTGCCGCCGACCAGATCGCGCTCGCCATATCCGAGATCGGGGCCATTGCCCAGCGCCGCATCGCCCTGATGGTGGATCCAACCCTTTCCTGCGATCTGCCACCCTTCCTTGCAAAGGATCCCGGCCTCAATTCCGGCCTGATGATCGCCGAGGTCACCACCGCCGCGCTTATGAGCGAGAACAAGCATCTGGCCAATCCCTGCTCGACCGACAGCACCCCCACCAGCGCCAATCAGGAAGACCATGTTTCCATGGCAGCCCATGGCGCCCGCCGTCTCAAGCGCATGAATGACAATCTTTCCAACATTCTGGGCGTTGAATTGCTCTGCGGGGCAATGGGCGTGGAGCATCGCGCACCGCTTAAAACCAGCCCCTGCCTGCAAAAGATCCTTGCCCGCCTGCGCCAGGACATCACCGCTCTGGAAACCGACCGCTATATGGCACCGGACCTCAAGGCAGCCAGTGAACTGGTCGCCAGCCGCACCCTGTTGGGCACCATTTCCAAAGACTATCTGATTGTACTGGAGGCGCTTGATGCAGCCCTTTGA
- the hutG gene encoding N-formylglutamate deformylase produces MMQPFDLTEGKGPIILAFPHVGTFLPDAIAEKLNDTGKLIADTDWFVDRLYSGLLDNATLLRANFHRYVIDANRAPSDESLYPGQNTTGLCPTTDFDGKEIYKDGMTPDAAEIEARRLAWHKPYHDALAAQIERVKAIHGFAILYDCHSIRSHIPFLFEGKLPDFNIGTNEGTSCAKCIEKTVATHAMGADGYTAVLNGRFKGGYTTRHYGQPDRNVHAIQMELAQDTHLVRETTPFEYNETKADALRLHLKAIMQDLVALAPHLSGKDAGNE; encoded by the coding sequence TTGATGCAGCCCTTTGATCTGACCGAGGGCAAAGGCCCGATCATCCTCGCCTTTCCCCATGTCGGCACTTTCCTGCCCGATGCGATTGCAGAAAAACTCAATGACACCGGCAAACTGATTGCCGATACCGACTGGTTCGTCGATCGGCTTTATTCCGGCCTTCTCGACAATGCGACCCTGCTGCGCGCCAATTTCCACCGCTATGTGATCGACGCCAACCGCGCCCCGAGCGATGAATCGCTCTATCCCGGCCAGAATACCACCGGCCTCTGCCCGACCACGGATTTCGACGGCAAAGAGATCTACAAGGACGGCATGACGCCCGATGCTGCGGAAATCGAAGCCCGCCGCCTTGCATGGCACAAACCCTATCATGATGCTCTGGCCGCCCAGATCGAGCGGGTCAAGGCAATCCATGGCTTCGCCATTCTCTATGATTGCCACTCGATCCGTTCGCATATTCCCTTCCTGTTCGAAGGCAAGCTGCCCGATTTCAACATCGGCACCAATGAGGGAACAAGTTGCGCCAAATGCATCGAGAAGACCGTCGCCACCCACGCCATGGGCGCAGACGGCTACACCGCCGTTCTCAATGGCCGCTTCAAGGGTGGCTACACGACGCGGCATTATGGCCAGCCAGACCGGAATGTTCATGCCATTCAGATGGAACTGGCACAAGACACCCATCTGGTCCGCGAAACCACCCCTTTTGAATATAACGAGACGAAAGCCGACGCGCTGCGCCTGCATCTGAAAGCGATCATGCAGGATCTGGTCGCACTCGCTCCCCATCTTTCCGGCAAAGACGCTGGCAACGAATAA
- the hutU gene encoding urocanate hydratase has translation MVDRLKNSRDVYPPTGTELNAKSWLTEAPLRMLMNNLHPDVAENPRELVIYGGIGRAARTWADFDKIVEALKELEENETLLVQSGKPVGVFRTHKDAPRVLIANSNIVPHWANWDHFNELDKKGLMMYGQMTAGSWIYIGAQGIVQGTYETFAEVARQHYGGDLSGKWILTGGLGGMGGAQPLAAVMAGACCLAVECDEAHIDFRLRTRYVDEKAHSLDEALALIDKWTKAGEVKSVGLVGNAAEIFPELVARGVRPDIVTDQTSAHDPIHGYLPKGWSVAEWRARQESDPKGVEKAARASMRDHVEAMVAFHKMGIPTLDYGNNIRQMALDEGYEEAFAFPGFVPACIRPLFCRGIGPFRWAALSGDPEDIYKTDAKVKELIPDDAHLHKWLDMARERIEFQGLPSRICWVGLGQRHRLGLAFNEMVRNGELKAPIVIGRDHLDSGSVASPNRETEAMKDGSDAVSDWPLLNAMLNVASGATWVSLHHGGGVGMGFSQHAGMVICCDGTKDADERLGRVLWNDPATGVMRHADAGYEIAIECAKENNLKLPAILSNK, from the coding sequence ATGGTCGACCGTCTGAAAAACTCCCGTGATGTCTATCCTCCCACCGGCACCGAGCTCAATGCCAAGAGCTGGCTGACCGAAGCCCCGCTGCGCATGCTGATGAACAATCTGCATCCGGATGTGGCAGAAAATCCGCGCGAACTGGTGATCTATGGCGGCATCGGCCGCGCCGCGCGCACATGGGCCGATTTCGACAAGATCGTTGAGGCGCTCAAGGAACTGGAAGAGAATGAAACCCTTCTGGTCCAGTCCGGCAAGCCGGTCGGCGTCTTCCGCACCCACAAGGATGCGCCGCGCGTGCTGATCGCCAACTCCAACATCGTGCCCCACTGGGCCAACTGGGACCATTTCAACGAGCTCGATAAAAAGGGCCTGATGATGTATGGCCAGATGACCGCAGGCTCCTGGATCTATATCGGCGCACAGGGCATTGTGCAGGGCACCTACGAAACCTTTGCCGAAGTGGCCCGTCAGCATTATGGCGGCGACCTTTCCGGCAAATGGATCCTCACCGGCGGCCTTGGCGGCATGGGCGGCGCCCAGCCTTTGGCTGCCGTGATGGCCGGTGCCTGCTGCCTTGCGGTCGAATGCGACGAAGCCCATATCGATTTCCGCCTGCGTACCCGTTATGTCGACGAAAAGGCCCACAGCCTTGATGAGGCACTGGCCCTGATCGACAAATGGACCAAGGCTGGCGAGGTCAAATCCGTCGGGCTTGTCGGCAACGCAGCCGAAATCTTCCCCGAACTGGTCGCCCGCGGCGTTCGCCCGGACATCGTCACCGACCAGACCTCGGCCCATGACCCGATCCACGGCTATCTGCCCAAGGGCTGGAGCGTCGCCGAATGGCGCGCCAGGCAAGAAAGCGACCCCAAGGGCGTCGAAAAGGCTGCCCGCGCTTCCATGCGCGACCATGTCGAAGCCATGGTGGCTTTCCACAAGATGGGCATTCCAACCCTCGACTATGGCAACAATATCCGCCAGATGGCACTGGATGAAGGCTATGAGGAGGCGTTCGCCTTCCCCGGCTTCGTGCCAGCCTGCATTCGTCCGCTCTTCTGTCGCGGCATCGGCCCCTTCCGCTGGGCTGCCCTTTCAGGCGATCCGGAGGATATCTACAAGACCGATGCCAAGGTCAAGGAACTGATCCCCGATGACGCCCATCTGCACAAATGGCTCGACATGGCCCGCGAGCGGATCGAATTTCAGGGTCTGCCTTCGCGCATCTGCTGGGTTGGTCTTGGCCAGCGCCATCGCCTCGGCCTTGCTTTCAACGAAATGGTCCGCAACGGCGAGCTGAAGGCCCCTATCGTTATCGGCCGCGACCATCTCGACAGCGGCTCCGTTGCTTCGCCGAACCGTGAGACCGAAGCCATGAAAGATGGCTCCGATGCTGTCTCGGACTGGCCATTGCTCAATGCCATGCTCAATGTCGCCTCCGGCGCCACATGGGTCTCGCTTCATCACGGTGGCGGCGTCGGCATGGGCTTCTCCCAGCATGCTGGCATGGTCATTTGTTGCGATGGCACAAAAGATGCAGATGAACGCCTCGGGCGCGTTCTCTGGAATGATCCGGCCACAGGCGTCATGCGACATGCAGATGCAGGCTATGAAATTGCGATTGAATGCGCTAAAGAAAACAACTTGAAACTTCCCGCCATTCTTTCGAACAAATAA
- a CDS encoding transporter substrate-binding domain-containing protein, with amino-acid sequence MKKTILSFVAAATIGLGLAGTAQADLLSDIKAKGEIVAATEMHYAPFDLLKDGEYVGIDRDLFDEIAKDLGVKAKYIDLPWNSILPGLEAGKFDFVIAPVTITAERMKRYSFTLPIGNATVALAKKAGDSSIAKPEDIAGKVVGTQKGTAQFEQLKAFSDKLATPADIREYTNIDEALADMAAGRISAVANSLPLMGYAAVQRPGLFELVMPPFGDPKFFGWVATGDENSKTLIEAINASLLKMHEDGRLKAINEKWLGSNPDLPTTMPEVK; translated from the coding sequence ATGAAAAAGACAATCCTCAGCTTTGTTGCTGCCGCAACCATCGGTCTGGGCCTTGCAGGCACCGCTCAGGCCGACCTTTTGTCCGACATCAAGGCCAAAGGCGAAATTGTCGCAGCCACCGAAATGCACTATGCGCCATTCGACCTGCTCAAGGATGGTGAATATGTAGGCATCGACCGCGATCTGTTTGACGAAATTGCCAAAGATCTGGGCGTCAAGGCGAAATATATCGACCTGCCGTGGAACTCCATCCTGCCGGGTCTGGAAGCAGGCAAATTTGACTTCGTCATTGCCCCTGTGACCATCACCGCAGAGCGCATGAAGCGCTACAGCTTCACCCTGCCAATCGGCAACGCCACCGTTGCTCTGGCCAAAAAAGCTGGCGACAGCTCCATTGCCAAGCCTGAAGATATTGCAGGCAAGGTGGTTGGCACCCAGAAGGGCACCGCCCAGTTCGAGCAGCTCAAGGCCTTCTCTGACAAGCTCGCCACGCCAGCCGACATCCGCGAATATACCAATATTGACGAAGCCCTTGCCGACATGGCTGCTGGCCGCATCTCCGCTGTCGCCAACTCGCTGCCGCTGATGGGCTATGCCGCCGTGCAGCGCCCCGGCCTGTTCGAGCTCGTCATGCCTCCCTTCGGCGATCCGAAATTCTTCGGCTGGGTTGCCACCGGCGACGAAAACAGCAAGACCCTGATCGAGGCAATCAACGCCAGCCTGTTGAAAATGCATGAAGATGGCCGCCTGAAAGCGATCAACGAAAAATGGCTCGGCAGCAATCCGGACCTGCCAACGACCATGCCTGAAGTGAAATAA
- a CDS encoding amino acid ABC transporter permease, whose protein sequence is MNFSFDTIWHNLPYLLAAARWTIIISVSGMAISLVWGTLLCATRLSKNPFLRGAAALYISFFRGVPLLVQLLLFYYALPYVGLDLPAVEAAILATGMCSAAYTAEILRGALQSIPGGQTEAAYALGIPSLSLWHRILIPQAVRIGMPSLVNELILLVKVSSLASVVGISELTRISQNITGETYRPLEIYITAAVIYFVINWVLSIGGRLIEKKLQIG, encoded by the coding sequence ATGAATTTTTCGTTTGACACGATCTGGCACAATCTACCCTATCTGCTGGCAGCGGCCCGCTGGACCATCATCATTTCTGTCAGCGGCATGGCCATCAGTCTGGTCTGGGGCACCCTGTTGTGCGCAACGCGCTTGTCAAAAAATCCTTTTCTGCGCGGCGCAGCCGCGCTCTATATCAGTTTTTTCCGCGGTGTGCCGCTGCTGGTGCAGTTGCTGCTCTTCTATTATGCCCTGCCCTATGTCGGGCTCGACTTGCCTGCCGTAGAGGCGGCGATCCTTGCCACCGGCATGTGTTCGGCTGCCTATACCGCCGAGATCCTGCGCGGTGCCTTGCAGAGCATACCCGGCGGGCAGACCGAAGCGGCCTATGCGCTGGGCATTCCGTCCCTGTCGCTGTGGCACCGCATCCTGATCCCGCAGGCTGTGCGTATCGGCATGCCGTCCCTCGTCAATGAGCTGATCCTGCTGGTCAAGGTCTCCTCGCTGGCCTCGGTCGTCGGCATCAGTGAGTTGACACGCATTTCCCAGAATATCACCGGAGAAACCTACCGCCCGCTGGAAATCTATATCACCGCCGCGGTGATCTATTTCGTGATCAACTGGGTGCTGTCGATCGGCGGCCGGCTGATCGAGAAAAAGCTGCAGATCGGATAG
- a CDS encoding amino acid ABC transporter permease, whose product MELDLFVRYGPALLYGFGITILCWLAGSIGGVVVGFILACLNRWGPRVVGWLIYVYVEIIRGTPFMIQLFILYYGGPYIGLMLTPLQAGITSFIIYGSPYFAEIFRSGFNAIPKGQIEAARCVGLSESRILWRIILPQMLVPITAPLTNFFIILTKETAILSVVTVPELLFQTQTMAAETFTFVEPFLVLSLFYWIMVLVTGWIGNRVEQRVTRHLKRA is encoded by the coding sequence ATGGAACTTGATCTTTTCGTCCGTTACGGACCCGCCCTGCTCTATGGCTTCGGTATCACCATTCTGTGCTGGCTCGCAGGCTCCATCGGCGGGGTGGTCGTCGGCTTCATCCTTGCCTGTCTCAATCGCTGGGGACCGCGCGTGGTCGGCTGGCTGATCTATGTCTATGTCGAGATCATCCGCGGCACGCCCTTCATGATCCAGCTGTTCATCCTCTATTATGGCGGACCCTATATCGGCCTGATGCTGACCCCTTTGCAGGCGGGCATCACCAGCTTCATCATCTATGGCAGCCCCTATTTCGCCGAGATCTTCCGCTCCGGCTTCAACGCCATCCCGAAGGGCCAGATCGAGGCTGCGCGCTGCGTCGGCCTGTCGGAAAGCCGCATCCTGTGGCGGATCATCCTGCCGCAGATGCTGGTGCCGATCACTGCGCCGCTGACCAATTTCTTCATCATCCTGACCAAGGAAACCGCCATCCTTTCGGTGGTCACGGTGCCCGAACTGCTGTTCCAGACCCAGACCATGGCGGCGGAAACCTTCACATTCGTGGAGCCATTCCTCGTCCTGTCGCTGTTCTACTGGATCATGGTGCTGGTGACCGGCTGGATCGGCAACAGGGTAGAACAGCGCGTGACGCGCCACCTGAAACGGGCCTGA
- a CDS encoding amino acid ABC transporter ATP-binding protein, giving the protein MSNEPKTNKAEDAIITVRNLSKYFDDFEALRDISLDVKRSEVLCLIGPSGSGKSTLLRCLNFLEQYDGGEVHLEGELIGWKDISHNPRKALSGEALRKQRQHIGMVFQHFHLWPHMSALDNVAEALTSVKKLSRKAAKEAAMAALTKVHLADKAENYPANLSGGQQQRVAIARAIAMEPQVMLFDEPTSALDPELVGEVLSVMKDLAAEGMTMVVVTHEMGFAAHVADRVAFLDSGRLVTCVPPEEMFGREPDDARVRSFLQTYRERNVV; this is encoded by the coding sequence ATGTCAAATGAACCGAAGACCAACAAGGCTGAAGACGCGATCATCACCGTCCGCAATCTCAGCAAATATTTCGATGACTTCGAAGCCCTGCGCGATATCAGCCTTGATGTGAAACGATCCGAAGTGCTCTGCCTGATCGGGCCGTCCGGCTCAGGCAAGAGCACCCTGCTGCGCTGCCTCAATTTCCTTGAACAATATGATGGCGGCGAGGTGCATCTGGAAGGCGAACTGATCGGCTGGAAGGATATCAGCCACAATCCGCGCAAGGCCCTTTCCGGCGAGGCCCTGCGCAAGCAGCGCCAGCATATCGGCATGGTGTTCCAGCATTTCCATCTCTGGCCCCATATGAGTGCGCTGGACAATGTCGCAGAAGCCCTGACAAGCGTGAAGAAGCTTTCCAGAAAGGCCGCCAAAGAGGCCGCCATGGCGGCTCTCACCAAGGTCCATCTGGCAGACAAGGCCGAAAATTATCCCGCCAACCTGTCCGGCGGCCAGCAGCAGCGCGTCGCCATTGCCCGCGCCATTGCCATGGAACCGCAGGTGATGCTGTTTGACGAGCCGACCTCGGCGCTTGACCCGGAACTGGTGGGCGAGGTGCTCTCGGTGATGAAGGATCTGGCAGCCGAAGGCATGACCATGGTGGTCGTCACCCATGAAATGGGCTTTGCCGCCCATGTCGCCGACCGCGTCGCCTTTCTCGATAGCGGACGGTTGGTCACCTGCGTACCGCCCGAGGAAATGTTCGGGCGCGAACCGGACGACGCCCGCGTGCGCTCCTTCCTGCAGACCTATCGCGAGCGCAATGTGGTCTGA
- a CDS encoding amidohydrolase, whose protein sequence is MPLPSRPAAPAIPQADIILHNGPIWCGFAEGLVEAIALWNGQVLATGALEDLAPFRTETTRMIDLDGRLATPGLTDAHLHPTYLGVVMDWVDITPQKAPTLESLLAAVKARVERSEPGEWIFASGYDQTKLDVKRHPTMAELDAIAPDNPVMLIRTCTHVQIANSLAMQAGGIDDDTPNPDGGQIGKDNGRLTGFLAENAAAPILDAVPPLSRAAAIDAIERAGNYCLSVGITSVMDAAIGMKAGFEEIAAYNEAKRTGRLPVRTWMSLRATPAHDNIVPQCEAVGLVPGAGDDMLMVGSVKLFLDGSIGGATAWMTEGYLADENNHGLQMIPTDALEAMVLDYHRKGYQICAHAIGNGAIEQLITAYEKALAAHPDPDRRHRVEHSGFLSPSHNQRMQKAGIIPSPQQVFLYDFGDAYISMIGMERVYSAYPQKTWTDMGLKPPAGSDSPVCNPAPWANLYAMLTRKTGAGTQLDPSECLSIEEALQSYTEYGAYSQKQEHHRGKLLPGYLADIAVFSRNLLEATPEEILKDTACDITILGGRVVFERKEG, encoded by the coding sequence ATGCCTTTGCCCTCCCGCCCCGCAGCCCCGGCCATCCCGCAGGCCGACATCATTCTTCATAACGGCCCGATCTGGTGCGGCTTTGCCGAAGGTTTGGTTGAAGCAATCGCCCTCTGGAATGGCCAAGTGCTGGCAACTGGCGCGCTGGAGGATCTTGCTCCCTTCAGGACAGAGACCACTCGCATGATCGATCTCGACGGCAGGCTGGCAACCCCCGGCCTTACCGATGCCCATCTGCATCCGACCTATCTGGGCGTCGTCATGGACTGGGTCGATATCACGCCGCAAAAGGCCCCGACCCTTGAGAGCCTGCTGGCAGCCGTCAAGGCGCGCGTTGAGCGCTCAGAGCCGGGCGAATGGATCTTTGCCAGCGGCTATGACCAGACCAAACTGGACGTCAAGCGCCATCCGACCATGGCCGAACTGGATGCCATCGCCCCCGACAATCCGGTGATGCTGATCCGCACCTGCACCCATGTGCAGATCGCCAACAGTCTGGCCATGCAGGCGGGCGGCATTGATGACGATACGCCTAACCCTGACGGCGGGCAGATCGGCAAGGACAATGGCAGGCTGACCGGTTTCCTCGCCGAAAATGCTGCGGCCCCGATCCTCGATGCCGTCCCCCCACTTTCCCGCGCCGCCGCCATTGATGCCATCGAGCGGGCCGGAAATTACTGCCTTTCGGTCGGCATCACCTCGGTCATGGATGCCGCCATCGGCATGAAGGCCGGTTTTGAAGAAATCGCCGCCTATAACGAGGCAAAACGCACCGGACGCCTGCCGGTCAGAACATGGATGTCGCTAAGGGCGACACCCGCTCATGACAATATCGTGCCCCAATGCGAAGCCGTCGGCCTTGTCCCCGGAGCAGGCGACGACATGCTGATGGTCGGCTCGGTCAAGCTGTTCCTTGATGGCTCGATCGGCGGTGCCACCGCATGGATGACCGAGGGTTATCTTGCCGACGAAAATAATCACGGCCTGCAAATGATCCCCACCGACGCGCTCGAAGCCATGGTGCTCGATTATCACAGGAAAGGCTATCAGATCTGCGCTCATGCCATTGGCAATGGCGCCATCGAGCAGCTTATCACCGCCTATGAAAAGGCGCTGGCAGCACATCCCGATCCGGACCGCCGCCACCGCGTCGAGCATAGCGGCTTTCTCTCCCCCAGTCATAACCAGCGCATGCAGAAGGCGGGCATCATTCCTTCGCCCCAGCAGGTCTTTCTCTATGATTTCGGCGATGCCTATATCAGCATGATCGGCATGGAGCGGGTCTATAGCGCCTATCCGCAGAAGACATGGACCGATATGGGCCTCAAGCCGCCAGCAGGCAGCGACAGCCCCGTCTGCAATCCGGCCCCCTGGGCCAATCTCTATGCCATGCTGACGCGCAAGACCGGAGCAGGCACCCAGCTTGACCCGTCCGAATGCCTGAGCATTGAGGAAGCCTTGCAATCCTACACCGAATATGGGGCCTATTCGCAAAAGCAGGAGCATCATCGCGGCAAGCTGTTGCCGGGCTATCTCGCCGATATCGCCGTCTTCTCGCGCAATCTGCTCGAAGCAACTCCTGAAGAGATCCTCAAGGATACCGCCTGCGATATCACCATTCTTGGTGGCAGGGTGGTGTTTGAACGCAAGGAGGGCTGA
- a CDS encoding alpha/beta hydrolase, which produces MDSLVTGQEIALWPGTPPGTPEGMGEQQVHDRSDSIFFSRRGVSHISCPRLTVIRPEKPNGVAMIIAPGGGYSRITLEVEGRDIAEWFARFGITSFILTYRLPAEGHVNGRDVPMMDAQRALRLVRSHAAEWGLDERRIGLVGSSAAGHMAASVLSEGTGLLNARVDAIDELSARPDFAMLLYPVVTLDDPFAHADSRRFLLGSDADDEAIRRYSAQNRITADAPEVFMVLADDDASVPAENAIFLYQALRRAGVRTEMHVFREGGHGFGIARTGSLPVAQWPELCAAWLKRIGMLEG; this is translated from the coding sequence ATGGATAGTCTGGTGACCGGGCAGGAAATTGCGCTTTGGCCGGGCACGCCTCCGGGCACACCGGAAGGAATGGGCGAGCAACAGGTGCATGACCGATCGGACAGCATCTTCTTCAGCCGTCGCGGCGTGTCGCATATTTCATGTCCGCGCCTGACGGTTATCAGGCCCGAGAAGCCCAATGGTGTTGCCATGATCATCGCACCGGGGGGCGGCTATTCGCGCATTACGCTGGAAGTGGAGGGGCGCGATATCGCTGAATGGTTTGCGCGATTTGGTATTACCTCCTTCATTCTGACCTACCGATTGCCAGCAGAGGGCCATGTCAACGGGCGCGATGTGCCGATGATGGATGCGCAGCGGGCCTTGCGTCTGGTGCGTAGCCACGCGGCAGAGTGGGGGCTTGATGAGAGGCGCATCGGTCTGGTGGGGTCGTCTGCTGCCGGGCACATGGCTGCCTCTGTTCTTTCTGAAGGAACGGGACTGCTCAATGCAAGAGTGGATGCCATAGACGAGCTGTCGGCTCGGCCCGATTTCGCCATGCTGCTCTATCCGGTGGTAACGCTGGATGACCCCTTTGCGCATGCGGATTCACGGCGCTTCCTGCTGGGGTCGGATGCGGATGATGAAGCCATCCGGCGCTATTCGGCCCAAAACCGGATCACTGCGGATGCGCCGGAGGTCTTCATGGTGCTGGCCGATGATGATGCTTCCGTGCCTGCCGAGAATGCCATTTTCCTCTATCAGGCCTTGCGGCGGGCAGGAGTTCGCACCGAAATGCATGTCTTTCGCGAGGGCGGGCATGGTTTCGGTATTGCGCGCACGGGCAGTCTGCCGGTTGCTCAATGGCCCGAGCTGTGCGCTGCATGGCTGAAGCGGATCGGCATGCTTGAGGGTTGA
- a CDS encoding universal stress protein: MDPKILVAIDIEHRANSVKALQEAARLARCVGGEIHVCYVLAYGFYDYVKPFLVEEVIKNSIDKAKMELVSIIKEADLYEDVIFRHVLKGGVHQQILLLAESLNAAYIVVNASQPEAMTGIAGPITAQLAHLAPCHLLIVR, from the coding sequence ATGGACCCGAAAATTCTCGTTGCGATAGACATTGAACATCGCGCCAATTCGGTCAAGGCCTTGCAGGAAGCGGCGAGGCTGGCCCGATGTGTGGGTGGCGAAATCCATGTTTGTTATGTGCTGGCCTATGGCTTTTACGACTATGTGAAGCCATTCCTTGTGGAAGAGGTGATCAAGAACAGCATCGACAAGGCCAAGATGGAACTGGTGTCGATCATCAAGGAAGCGGATCTCTATGAGGATGTGATATTCCGACATGTTCTCAAGGGTGGCGTGCATCAGCAGATCCTGCTGCTGGCGGAATCTCTCAATGCGGCCTATATCGTGGTCAATGCCAGCCAGCCGGAGGCGATGACCGGCATTGCAGGGCCGATAACGGCACAGCTTGCCCATCTGGCCCCCTGTCATTTGCTGATCGTGCGCTAA